Proteins found in one Alteromonas macleodii genomic segment:
- the ihfB gene encoding integration host factor subunit beta, with protein MTKSELIERLADQARHIPAKELELAIKELLEQMAQTLQKGERIEIRGFGSFSLHYRAPRVGRNPKTGETVKLDGKYVPHFKPGKELRERVDASIA; from the coding sequence ATGACCAAGTCTGAATTAATTGAACGGCTCGCGGATCAAGCGCGTCATATTCCGGCGAAAGAACTCGAACTGGCAATTAAAGAGCTTCTAGAACAAATGGCTCAAACCCTTCAGAAGGGCGAGCGTATTGAAATCAGAGGCTTTGGCAGTTTCTCTCTTCACTATCGCGCTCCACGCGTAGGTAGAAACCCTAAAACGGGTGAAACAGTGAAACTAGACGGTAAATATGTGCCGCACTTTAAGCCTGGTAAAGAGCTTCGCGAAAGGGTAGACGCCTCAATCGCATAA
- the rpsA gene encoding 30S ribosomal protein S1, protein MTENFAQLFEESLQELETRPGSIVKGTVVSIDKDIVLVDAGLKSESAIPADQFKNAEGELEIAIGDQVDVALDAVEDGFGETILSREKAKRHEAWVELEKAYEDKATIKGVINGKVKGGFTVEVNSVRAFLPGSLVDVRPVRDTTHLEGKELEFKVIKLDAKRNNVVVSRRAVIEAESSAERETLLANLEEGHEIKGIVKNLTDYGAFVDLGGVDGLLHITDMAWKRVKHPSEIVNVGDEINVKVLKFDKEKQRVSLGMKQMGNDPWQEIASRYPEGTKITGQVTNLTDYGCFVEIEDGVEGLVHVSEMDWTNKNIHPSKVVNLGDTVDVMVLEIDEERRRISLGLKQCIANPWETFAESHEKGDKVSGKIKSITDFGIFIGLDGGIDGLVHLSDISWNKSGEDAVRDYKKGDEISAVVLQVDPERERISLGVKQIEEDPFNKYLTDNKKGAIVTGTVTAVDAKGVTVNLAEEVDGYIRVADLAVERVEDATEVASVGDSIEAKFMGVDRKNRTVNLSVKAKDQADEKEAIDKVNQQEDVGFANAMAEAFKAAKGE, encoded by the coding sequence ATGACTGAAAATTTTGCACAACTTTTTGAAGAGAGCTTACAAGAACTAGAAACACGTCCTGGTTCAATTGTAAAAGGTACTGTTGTTTCTATCGACAAAGACATCGTTCTTGTTGATGCAGGCTTGAAATCAGAAAGTGCTATCCCAGCTGACCAATTTAAAAATGCTGAAGGCGAACTAGAAATCGCTATCGGTGACCAAGTAGACGTTGCACTAGATGCAGTTGAAGATGGTTTCGGTGAAACTATCCTTTCTCGTGAAAAAGCGAAGCGTCACGAAGCTTGGGTTGAGCTGGAAAAAGCTTACGAAGATAAAGCTACAATTAAAGGCGTTATCAACGGTAAAGTTAAAGGCGGTTTCACTGTTGAAGTTAACAGTGTACGCGCGTTCCTTCCTGGTTCTCTTGTTGACGTACGTCCAGTACGTGACACTACACACCTTGAAGGCAAAGAGCTTGAGTTTAAAGTAATCAAGCTAGACGCTAAGCGTAACAACGTTGTTGTTTCTCGTCGTGCAGTTATCGAAGCAGAAAGCAGCGCAGAGCGCGAAACGCTTCTTGCTAACCTTGAAGAAGGTCACGAAATCAAGGGTATCGTTAAGAACCTTACCGATTACGGTGCGTTCGTTGACCTTGGTGGCGTAGACGGTCTTCTACACATCACTGATATGGCTTGGAAGCGCGTTAAGCACCCAAGTGAAATCGTGAATGTTGGTGACGAAATCAACGTTAAAGTACTTAAGTTCGACAAAGAGAAGCAGCGCGTTTCTCTTGGTATGAAGCAAATGGGCAACGATCCATGGCAAGAAATTGCGTCTCGTTACCCAGAAGGTACTAAGATCACAGGTCAGGTTACTAACCTTACTGACTACGGCTGCTTCGTTGAAATCGAAGACGGCGTTGAAGGTCTTGTACACGTTTCTGAAATGGACTGGACTAACAAGAACATCCACCCATCTAAAGTTGTTAACCTAGGTGACACTGTAGATGTAATGGTTCTTGAAATTGACGAAGAGCGTCGTCGTATTTCTCTAGGTCTTAAGCAGTGCATTGCTAACCCTTGGGAAACATTTGCTGAGTCACACGAAAAAGGTGACAAAGTGTCTGGTAAGATCAAGTCAATCACTGACTTCGGTATCTTCATCGGTCTTGACGGCGGCATCGACGGTCTAGTTCACCTTTCTGACATCAGCTGGAACAAGTCTGGTGAAGACGCGGTTCGCGACTACAAGAAAGGCGACGAAATCTCTGCTGTTGTACTACAAGTCGACCCAGAGCGTGAGCGTATTTCTCTTGGCGTTAAGCAAATCGAAGAAGATCCTTTCAACAAGTATCTGACAGATAACAAGAAAGGTGCTATCGTTACTGGTACAGTAACAGCAGTTGATGCGAAAGGCGTTACTGTAAACCTAGCTGAAGAAGTTGACGGCTACATCCGCGTTGCAGATCTTGCTGTAGAGCGTGTTGAAGACGCAACTGAAGTAGCAAGCGTTGGTGATAGCATCGAAGCGAAGTTCATGGGCGTTGACCGTAAGAACCGCACTGTTAACCTATCTGTTAAAGCGAAAGATCAGGCTGACGAAAAAGAAGCTATCGATAAAGTTAACCAGCAAGAAGATGTTGGTTTCGCTAACGCGATGGCAGAAGCATTTAAAGCTGCTAAAGGCGAATAA